Part of the Hallerella porci genome is shown below.
ATGAAGGTGAACTCGCAAGCATTGACTCGGGCGAAAAGAAAAATTATGACATTCAGCGATACAAAGGTTTGGGTGAAATGAACCCAGAACAGCTCGCTGAAACAACGATGAATCCCGAAACGCGCATTATGAAAAAATGTCACGTTAGCGATGGCGTTCTCGCCGACAATGTGTTCAGCATGTTGATGGGCGAAGACGTGGAACCGCGCCGCAAATTCATCGAAGAAAACGCATACAAAGTCATCAACGATTTGGACATTTAATTTTTCCTATGAATTCCGCCGATCACAAGACCTTTCAAGAAGTGCTGCAGAATGCACGTGGACAAGTTCAAGAATACTTGAACGAAGCCGATGCGACCGTTTTAGCGGTTGCGCGCTCGGCTCCAGAAGGTGTTTCGGAACGGATGTTAAAACTCATTCAGCGCAAAGGAAAAAAGATTCGTTCGACAGTGCTTTCGTTAATTGCGACATCGGGAAAAAATTCTCCTGTGATGGAACGCGTGGCGAAAGCTTGCGCGGGCGTAGAAATGTTGCATTTAGCAAGTCTTGTTCACGATGACATTATCGATGAAACGACTCTGCGCCGCGGCGAACGCACCGCTCATGTAGAATGGGGAAATAAAATCGCTGTTCTTATGGGCGATTACATTTTGTCGCAGGCAATGCGTGCAGTCATTCACGAACAAGCGCACGATATTCCGCTTGAACTTTCTTCGGCGGCAAACCGTTTAATCGTTGGCGAAATTTGTGAACTCGATTCGACGGGAGATTTGGATATTTCTCTTGCGCGATACAATCACATTATCGATTGTAAAACCGCAGCACTCATCGAAGCGAGCGCTC
Proteins encoded:
- a CDS encoding polyprenyl synthetase family protein, which encodes MNSADHKTFQEVLQNARGQVQEYLNEADATVLAVARSAPEGVSERMLKLIQRKGKKIRSTVLSLIATSGKNSPVMERVAKACAGVEMLHLASLVHDDIIDETTLRRGERTAHVEWGNKIAVLMGDYILSQAMRAVIHEQAHDIPLELSSAANRLIVGEICELDSTGDLDISLARYNHIIDCKTAALIEASARIGAIIAGFEKPEVEKFGKIGAHFGIAFQIIDDLLDYGVGATDLDKAKFTDLSNGLATLPLILYFEKVSPEEKSEMKDLLKKSSETGVPEKICERLKNAGAFDQAKEIALQHISDASEISDSLPKNEHIEILKAFLFSMTERGN